A stretch of the Aegilops tauschii subsp. strangulata cultivar AL8/78 chromosome 4, Aet v6.0, whole genome shotgun sequence genome encodes the following:
- the LOC109751611 gene encoding hypothetical protein At1g04090, giving the protein MLTRFFSRADAGAAEDPAPEPFSFPEPLPTWPQGGGFARGRIRVAGGELELAAATAFDKICTLSPSARLQRCDGATFYRPAGVPEGFTLLGHYCQPNSRRLHGHLLVARAADPPRSAEPPLLAPRDYELVWAFHATGGAGASASAGSCVGYGRSDAYFWLPVPPEGYRALGILVTTGPAKPPLDEVGCVRADLTDECEPHGSLLHLQLTRPTSASPGKAFAVRGLRPLCRGMREKGIGAGTFWCAAADGCSSPAPSEQGLACLKNVDLDLSAMPTLEQVHAVIQHYGPTLYFHPKEVYLPSSVAWYFKNGAKLFKKGGGAVGEEIDAEGSNLPGGGWNDGEYWMDIPDGKRRQAILRGDIESAELYAHVKPAMGGACTDVAMWVFCPFNGPARLKLGPINLPLGTTGQHVGDWEHFTLRVSNFTGELMAVYYSQHSGGRWVDAAKLEYAAGNRPAVYSSRNGHASYPRAGVYLQGSAALGVGILNEAARSKLSVDSSVRYRVVAAEYLGDGVVAEPQWLQFMREWGPTVIYRSRTGTERMVKSMPQRLSCPAENMLNKMPNELSKEEGPTGPKEKNMWEGDERW; this is encoded by the exons ATGCTAACCCGCTTCTTTAGCCGCGCCGACGCCGGCGCCGCCGAGGACCCGGCGCCGGAGCCCTTCTCCTTCCCCGAGCCCCTCCCGACGTGGCCGCAAG GTGGCGGGTTCGCGCGGGGCAGGATCCGCGTGGCCGGAGGGGAGCTGGAGCTCGCCGCGGCCACGGCCTTCGACAAAATCTGCACCCTCTCGCCGTCGGCGCGGCTGCAGCGCTGCGACGGCGCCACCTTCTACCGGCCGGCCGGCGTGCCCGAGGGCTTCACCCTGCTCGGCCACTACTGCCAGCCCAACAGCCGCCGGCTCCACGGCCACCTCCTCGTCGCCAGGGCCGCCGACCCGCCGCGCTCGGCGGAGCCGCCTCTCCTCGCGCCGCGGGATTATGAGCTCGTCTGGGCCTTCCACGCCACCGGCggcgccggcgcgagcgcgagcGCGGGCTCTTGCGTCGGCTACGGCCGCAGCGACGCCTACTTCTGGCTCCCCGTGCCGCCGGAGGGGTACCGGGCGCTCGGGATCCTCGTCACGACGGGGCCCGCCAAGCCGCCGCTCGACGAGGTGGGCTGCGTCCGCGCCGACCTCACCGACGAGTGCGAGCCGCACGGCTCGCTGCTCCACCTGCAGCTCACGCGGCCGACGTCGGCGTCCCCTGGCAAGGCCTTCGCTGTGCGCGGCCTGAGGCCGCTGTGCCGGGGAATGCGGGAGAAGGGCATCGGCGCTGGCACTTTCTGGTGCGCCGCCGCGGACGGGTGCTCGTCCCCGGCCCCGAGCGAGCAGGGCCTCGCGTGCCTCAAGAACGTCGACCTCGACCTGTCGGCGATGCCGACCCTGGAGCAGGTGCACGCCGTGATCCAGCATTACGGCCCCACGCTCTACTTCCACCCCAAAGAGGTCTACCTGCCGTCGTCCGTCGCCTGGTACTTCAAGAACGGGGCCAAGCTGTTCAAGAAAGGGGGAGGCGCCGTCGGCGAGGAGATCGACGCCGAGGGGTCCAACCTCCCGGGCGGCGGGTGGAACGACGGGGAGTACTGGATGGACATACCGGACGGCAAGAGGAGGCAGGCGATCCTCCGCGGCGACATCGAGAGCGCGGAGCTGTACGCGCACGTGAAGCCGGCCATGGGCGGGGCGTGCACCGACGTGGCCATGTGGGTGTTCTGCCCGTTCAACGGCCCGGCCAGGCTGAAGCTCGGGCCGATCAACCTGCCGCTGGGCACGACCGGGCAGCACGTCGGCGACTGGGAGCACTTCACGCTCCGGGTCAGCAACTTCACCGGCGAGCTCATGGCCGTCTACTACTCGCAGCACAGCGGGGGGAGGTGGGTGGACGCGGCCAAGCTGGAGTACGCCGCGGGGAACAGGCCGGCGGTGTACTCGTCCCGGAACGGGCACGCGAGCTACCCGCGCGCCGGCGTGTACCTGCAGGGCTCGGCGGCGCTCGGGGTCGGGATCCTGAACGAGGCCGCCCGGAGCAAGCTGTCCGTCGACTCCAGCGTCAGGTACCGCGTGGTGGCGGCGGAGTACCTGGGAGACGGCGTCGTGGCCGAGCCCCAGTGGCTGCAGTTCATGCGGGAGTGGGGGCCGACGGTGATCTACAGGTCGAGGACGGGGACGGAGCGGATGGTCAAGAGTATGCCCCAGCGGCTCAGTTGTCCGGCGGAGAACATGTTGAACAAGATGCCGAACGAGCTCTCCAAGGAGGAAGGGCCGACCGGGCCCAAGGAGAAGAATATGTGGGAGGGAGATGAAAGATGGTAG
- the LOC109751612 gene encoding uncharacterized protein: protein MASALSSLRYGDSLSVVAISGATAVLCEAISWLLIYRTATYNSLRASIERHSRKLDSMKSVSSGAGGAAPSSQPASSRAKKMDRVESSLKDASRELSLAKLKSGAVVAAVLFVVFGLLNSLFEGRAVAKLPFAPVPLVQRMSHRGLPGNDPTDCAMVFLYFLCSMSIRTNLQKLLGFTPPRAAAGAGGGLFAMPDPKTN from the coding sequence ATGGCCTCGGCGCTCTCCTCCCTCCGCTACGGCGACAGCCTCTCGGTGGTGGCCATCTCGGGCGCCACGGCGGTGCTCTGCGAGGCCATCTCCTGGCTCCTCATCTACCGCACCGCCACCTACAACTCCCTCCGCGCCTCCATCGAGCGCCACTCCCGCAAGCTCGACTCCATGAAGTCCGTCTCCTCGGGCGCCGGCGGCGCGGCCCCCTCCTCCCAGCCGGCCTCCTCGCGCGCCAAGAAGATGGACCGCGTCGAGTCCAGCCTCAAGGACGCCTCGCGGGAGCTCTCCCTCGCCAAGCTCAAGTCCggcgccgtcgtcgccgccgtgCTCTTCGTCGTCTTCGGCCTCCTCAACTCGCTCTTCGAGGGCCGCGCCGTCGCCAAGCTGCCCTTCGCGCCCGTCCCGCTCGTGCAGCGCATGAGCCACCGCGGCCTCCCCGGGAACGACCCCACCGACTGCGCCATGGTCTTCCTCTACTTCCTCTGCTCCATGAGCATACGGACCAACCTCCAGAAGCTCCTCGGCTTcacgccgccccgcgccgccgccggggCCGGCGGTGGCCTCTTCGCCATGCCCGATCCCAAAACCAATTGA